A genomic stretch from Setaria italica strain Yugu1 chromosome VII, Setaria_italica_v2.0, whole genome shotgun sequence includes:
- the LOC101760487 gene encoding UDP-glycosyltransferase 92A1, with translation MAGTERRAHVVLFPFMAQGHVAPFRCLAELVRRTRPDARVTVVATPGVAEPLRASLDVAVRVHELPFDPAGHGLPAGAGTTAGIGSHHQLIALFAASESLRPAFRLFLAGLRAADPAAAVHVMADMFLGWTLGVARDAGASHSAVITTGGYGSAVYFSLWNAVPLPLPAAAASPDDAFKLPPFPDVAIRRSQLSHHLAAADGKDAWSTFIHKQIAAFTHTDGLLVNTTEDLEPKGLAMLRQLFNVPIYPVGPLLRATAEPEPPPAPAPGAKNGGAILDWLDKQPPGSVLYVSFGSQFTIGASQMTELATGLERSGHRFLWVIQPTAARSGLPEGFMERVEASRGGLVARCWAPQVEILAHEATGAFLTHCGWNSVQEALGAGVPLLGWPLSAEQFYNAKVLAEEMGVCVEVARGARAALGAEELAAAVETVLGETVERAEMKRKAAEMKELIAAARGSGGDGSSLKVMERLFADVMHC, from the coding sequence ATGGCGGGCACCGAGCGCCGCGCGCACGTCGTCCTGTTCCCGTTCATGGCGCAGGGGCACGTCGCGCCGTTCCGCTGCCTGGCGGAGCTGGTCCGCCGCACGCGCCCCGACGCCCGCGTCACCGTGGTCGCCACTCCTGGGGTGGCCGAGCCCCTCCGCGCCAGCCTTGACGTCGCCGTCCGCGTCCACGAGCTGCCGTTCGACCCGGCCGGCCACggcctccccgccggcgccggcaccacGGCCGGCATCGGCTCCCACCACCAGCTCATCGCCCTCTTCGCCGCCTCCGAGTCCCTCCGCCCGGCGTTCCGGCTCTTCCTCGCGGGGCTCCGGGCCGCGgaccccgccgcggccgtccaCGTCATGGCGGACATGTTCCTGGGCTGGACGCTGGGCGTCGCCCGCGACGCCGGTGCGTCACACTCCGCCGTGATCACCACCGGCGGCTACGGATCCGCGGTCTACTTCTCGCTCTGGAACGCCgtgccgctcccgctcccggcggccgccgcctcccccgacgACGCGTTCAAGCTGCCGCCGTTCCCGGACGTCGCCATCCGCCGCTCGCAGCTCAgccaccacctcgccgccgccgacgggaaGGACGCGTGGTCCACCTTCATTCACAAGCAGATCGCCGCCTTCACCCACACCGACGGGCTGCTCGTCAACACAACGGAGGACCTGGAGCCCAAGGGACTAGCGATGCTCCGCCAACTCTTCAACGTCCCGATATACCCGGTTGGCCCGCTGCTCCGCGCCACGGCGGAACCAgagccaccgccggcgccggcgccgggagcgAAGAACGGCGGCGCCATCCTGGATTGGCTCGACAAGCAGCCTCCGGGCTCCGTGCTGTACGTCTCGTTCGGGTCACAGTTCACGATCGGCGCGTCGCAGATGACGGAGCTGGCGACGGGGCTCGAGCGCAGCGGGCACAGGTTCTTGTGGGTGATCCAGCCGACGGCGGCGAGATCCGGCCTGCCGGAGGGGTTCATGGAGAGGGTGGAGGCGTCACGGGGAGGTCTCGTGGCGCGGTGCTGGGCGCCGCAGGTGGAGATCCTGGCGCACGAGGCGACCGGCGCGTTcctgacgcactgcgggtggaactcggtGCAGGAGGccctcggcgccggcgtgccACTGCTCGGGTGGCCGCTCTCGGCGGAGCAGTTCTACAACGCCAAGGTGCTGGCCGAGGAGATGGGGGTGTGCGTCGAGGTGGCGCGCGGGGCGCGCGCCGCGCTGGGCGCGGAGGAGCTCGCGGCAGCAGTGGAGACGGTGCTAGGGGAGACCGTGGAGCGCGCCGAGATGAAGCGGAAGGCGGCGGAGATGAAGGAGCTgatcgcggcggcgagggggagcGGAGGCGATGGGTCGTCACTAAAAGTGATGGAGAGGCTCTTCGCCGACGTCATGCATTGTTGA